CTCGATGTCGGCGCGGAAGGCCGTCTGGATGGCGGGCACGTTAAAGGGCGCAAAGGCACTGTTTTGCTGTGCGAAATCCTGAAGCTGGTCGAAGATTTCGGTGCGGGCAGCAAGATCGGTTTCTTCGTTGGCTCTGGCGATCAGCTCGAGGATCTCCTCGTCGACCCCGTCTTCGGTCCAGCGGGCGCGTTCCGTGGCGACCTTGCCGCCGGGCAGGAACTCGAGAAAATCCACCGGGTCGAGCTTGTCGGGTCCCCAGAACCAGTAGGCAAAGCCCTGGGTGCCGCTCCGGTAGCCCTCGAGCGCAACTTGGACCTCGCCGGGGAGCAACCTGACAGCAATACCAACCTCCGCCAAGTCCGCTTGAATCTTTTGGGCGTTGGTGCTGAGGTTGACCCCGGCAAAGGTCAAGTCGGGATATTGCAGCGTGATCTCAAAGCCGTCAGGGTAACCGGCCTCCGCCAGGAGCTCACGAGCCCGGTCGAGGTCGCGCTCGAGGGCCTTATCCTGAGCATACGCGCCGGCCAGGCCCACCCACATGTTGCTGCCCGGCGTAACGCTGCCTGCCCACAGGTCGCGGTAGCCCTGATAGTCCAGGGCGTACCGCACGGCTTGCGCCACGAGAGGGTCAGCCAGCAGGCCTCCGACCTCGGGATCGCGGTTCATGAGGAGAAAGTGGGTCCAGGTGCCGGACCCAAGGTAGATGTCAATGTCTTCATTGCCCGCGAGACCGGCCACCTGATCGGGCGTCAGGTCGGTCGCCAGGTCGATGTCTCCCGACACCAAGGCGACCCTTTGCGTGGCGGCCTCGGGAATGTTGACGATGACGATCCGGTCGAAAAAGGGCTGCTCGCCCCAGTAATCGGGGTTGCGAACGAGGACCGTCCGTTCCTGGGGGGTCCAGCTCTCGAGCCTATAGGGACCGGTACCCGCCGAAGTCTGGTTCAAGTAGTCCAGGGCGGCGTCCGTTTCGGCGGCGTCTTCGGCGTCCGTGCCGCCGTTCTCCCGGACAAGCTCGGCATTGACGACCGAGAAGGCGCTGTTGGTCAGCTCCGCCAGCAACGAGGGACGCGCCGCCGTCAGGGTGAGGACCACGGTGAGGTCATCGGCAGCCTCGACCGAAACAATGGGATCGGCGAGAAAGGAGGGCTGGGCCCTGGTATTTTTGAGCCGGTTGAAGG
This is a stretch of genomic DNA from Deinococcota bacterium. It encodes these proteins:
- a CDS encoding ABC transporter substrate-binding protein, with translation MKKRLNPLLHCSRPWLLGVVLLLIALGSAQAQDEEVIVIGHAEIAESYDPAHAFNPTSGMVHRVTYDTLVTFPDADASSIEPLLAQSWSISEDDLVYTFELRDDVTFANGDPLQAEDVVFSFNRLKNTRAQPSFLADPIVSVEAADDLTVVLTLTAARPSLLAELTNSAFSVVNAELVRENGGTDAEDAAETDAALDYLNQTSAGTGPYRLESWTPQERTVLVRNPDYWGEQPFFDRIVIVNIPEAATQRVALVSGDIDLATDLTPDQVAGLAGNEDIDIYLGSGTWTHFLLMNRDPEVGGLLADPLVAQAVRYALDYQGYRDLWAGSVTPGSNMWVGLAGAYAQDKALERDLDRARELLAEAGYPDGFEITLQYPDLTFAGVNLSTNAQKIQADLAEVGIAVRLLPGEVQVALEGYRSGTQGFAYWFWGPDKLDPVDFLEFLPGGKVATERARWTEDGVDEEILELIARANEETDLAARTEIFDQLQDFAQQNSAFAPFNVPAIQTAFRADIEGYVWHPQWSVDLSLLSRSR